Genomic segment of Ruegeria sp. TM1040:
GGCGTGCAAACAGACCTTTTTTGCGCGTCGTCAGAACCGGGATCGTCACCACCGGGGACAGGCCGGTTTCCCGCTTCATCTGCCCGCTCGACCGCAGAACCGGATGGCGCAAGTCTAGGGCAAAGGCCGCAAGAACCCCCAAGACAAAGCTCGCAAGGGCGCCCTTGATCGCCAAAGACTTGCGGCCACCGCCCATCGCATAATCCGGCAGCGGTGCGGGCTCGATCACCCGCAGACGCTCGCCTTGACTGGCGGTCTCCAGTCGGAACCCGACCTCGGCCTCGGCGCGACGCGCGGTGATGACTTCAAGCTCGGACTGCATCTGCTGTTGACGCCGCTCATAGCTGGCCAATTGGCGATCCACGTCCGGGGTGAGCTCGAGAGACGCCTCCAGTTCGGCGCGGCGATCCACAAGCAGCTGGCGCTGCGCTGTCAAGCTTTCGAGCTGGGCGTCGAACTCTTCGCGAACCCGGCGCGCATAGGCTTCACGTTGTGTTGCCTCGGCCTCCTCAGCACCTTTGCGCAATTCGATCTCTTGTCGCGCGAGTTCCAGCAGGCTTTCATTGATCGCCGTAATTTCCGCGCCTCGCATCTCGATTGCACCGGGCAAGGTCACGGCGTTCTCGTGCCTGAAGTTGGCAATCTCTTCCTCAAGCGCCGTGATGTCACGCACCAATGCCGCTTCTTTTTCATTGAAAAAGAGCAAGGTTTCGCGCGCCTCGGCGAGCCGGGTGTTCTGGCTGAGGGCAATGGTGCGCTTGGAAAATTCGCGCGCGACGGCCTGCGCTTGCTCGCGGGTCGGCATATTCGCGGTGATCGTAAGCACCGAGATCGCGCCATCGTCGGACCCGCCTTCGCGGGCCGCGGCGGTCCCCATCAAAGAAACAGAGTTGCGCATCAGGGGGACAATTTCGGAATCCAGAAGCCCGGGACGGTCCGCAAAGAGGTCAAGCTGATCCACGATTTCTAGGATCGTTCCGCGCGCCATCAGCTGTTGTTCGATCAATTGGATACGTCGTGCAGAGGACCCCTCCGCAGTCGAGCGCGCCAGATCTCCGGCAATCTTTGGACGGGTAATCTGGATCACTTCGGTGCTGGAATAGATCGGCTGCTTCTGCAGCGCCAGCCAGACCGACACCACACAGCCCAGAAATGTGACGACAACGATCAGCGACACACGGCGGCGCAGCATGTCGATGAAATCTGCAATGGAATAGATAGACGCCATATCGAAATCTGTCCTCTTTTCCCGCGAGCCGTTTCAGGCGCCGCCGGAAAACTCATCCTCGTTGCGGGCACGGTTCAAAACCACCCCGAGAAGCTGGGTGTGCCCTGCAAGCATTTTCTCGCAGGCTTTGAGGTGACGCGCCGTTGTCTGGCTGCCATCCGAGACCAACAAAACGCCGTCGACCTGAGGCAGAAAGGCCGCCACATCATCGTTGTGAAGCACGGGCGGCAAATCGAACAACACGACATCGGCGCGGGTGCGCTCGACCAGATCGTCGATGATCGATGCACAACGGGTTTCGTGGAGCACTTCGGCAGCGTTGTGAAAGGTCGACGTATTCAGACCCAATGCAAGCCGGTCGGACGCGGCCACGAGATGCTCCTCGAGACGGATCTCACCGCGGAGGAACCCAAGCATATCGCCATTGTAAAGCGCCGAGCGTTCGAGGCCCAAGCTGCGGGCGATACCGGGATTGCGCAGGTTCATATCCATCAGCACCGTGCGGCTGTTGGGGACGCGTGCAAGGCTCAAGGCCAGATTGGCCGCGGTGAAGCTCGCGCCACATCCCGGTGTCGGACCACAGACAGCAACACGTTTCCACCCATGCGCCCGCAGGCTGTGCAGCATGCGGGTCCGCAACAGATCAAACGCGCGCGCCGTCGGCGAACTCCGGAAGAAATCCACCAGCGGCAGACGGCTGCGACGCTCGTTAAGCCCCGTCACTTCTACATGTCGCATGATATGCCAGGGGTCCGGCAAGGCGGCTGGCAAGCTGGCGTTGGCCTCACGTTGCAACGGCGGCGCAATATCGATCTGCGCGGCGGGCGTTACCGATGCGTCCTGCTCGGGCCGGCTCTCTCTCGAGGCCGGTTGCCGCGCGACACGACTGGCTGCAACAGACGTGTCATCATCAGCAGGCTGAAAGCGCCTAGCACTGCGTCGAGCGGTTAGGCTTTCGCGCGTCTCCGCGTGCACATCGGTCTCTACTTTTGCGGGCGACGGGCGCGAGGGCCGCGTCGGGCGCACCGGTGTCACAGGCGCAGAAGCCTCTTTGACCGACGGCGTCGACTGATCGGCCGGGGCACGATCAGCGGAAGGACGGTTCACAGATACACGGTCGGCAGTTGACGGTTCCGAAGTTGGGGCAGAACGCACGACATCCTGCGCAGGCGTTTCTTCACGCTTGCGCCGCCGCCGAAACTTTCTGAACCCGTGGTCCGTCATCCGTGTCTCTTTATCCTCTCTCAAACATAGGACAGAGGCTATGTTTTCACCATCACGATCTACGTAGTCTTTCACATAGCACCTATCAAAACTCTGCGAGCGCTTCGCTCTTGGCCCGTTTGTCCGTATGCAGGCGGGAAAACGGGCGCCGTCAGTACCCGGTGCTGCGCAATATGACACCAAGGGTCCTGAACAAAATGTTCAGATCTTCCTTGAAGGAGAGATTGCGGCAATAGGCCTCGTCAATTCGTGCACGATCCGCAAAGCTGGTCTCGTTGCGTTCGCCCACCTGCCAGGGACCGGTGATACCCGGGCGCAGCGCGAAATATGCATCGGCTTTGCCATAGATCGACAGCTGATCCACCATCATGGGGCGTGCACCAACAAGGCTCATATCGCCGATCAGCACGTTCCACAGCTGGGGCAACTCGTCCAGCGACGTCACCCGCATCATCCGACCCAATCGAGTCACGCGCGGGTCATCCTTGATCTTCTGATCGCGCTCCCATTCGCGGCGCAGCTCTGGATCACGCGCCAGGTGCCATTGTAGCAGCGCCTCGGCATCGGGCACCATCGTGCGCAGTTTCAGCATGGAAAACACGCGCCCGTCTTTGCCCAATCGCTTTTGCCGATAGAAAGGAGACCCGCTCTCGAACCAAAGCGCAACAACGCAGGCCAAAAGCAACGGAAGGGCGATCGGAAGGGCAAGCAGAACCAAGCCGATGTCGAGTGCACGCTTGCCAAAAGCCGCGTAGCCCCCGTGTGAATAGATGGGACCAACCTCGCGGAGCGCTTCCGCCAGTGCGATCTCTGGAAAGTCGCGCCCTGTCGGGCGTCTCAACGCCCCGTGATCGAGTGTTTTCATGTTCAACCCCCAAATATTCACACATCACTCAGACCTCCGAGAAGGTGACGTCGCTCTCCAATCCCCCGGAAAGCTTAGCCATCGGCGCGACCCATGCCCCCGCAGTGTGGTCGGTTCGATCTGTTGTTGCCCTTTGAGCGCATGCAGCTGCGCCCTGTTGTTATCTTAGGAATACCGAATTTATCGAAAAATCGACTTAAATCTGTCCAAATGGTTACCTTGCGCTCGAATGGAGCTTTTACGTCGCCAATTGCAGAAACAATCCCCTATTCGCGGATCGATTGTAGCCAGACATTATGATTGCGCGCCCCGACGAACAGGAATCACATTCACAGAGGGGAATGTTGGTTCCACCCATACTCTATTGATTTCAGGACTTCACAGCAGCCTCTTTGAGCGCATCGCTCCGATAGCTTCCGGGACTTTGGTCGTACCAACGCCTGAAGGCGTCATTGAAACTGCTCAGACTGGAGTAGCCCAAAGCAAAGGAGATCTCTGAGAGGGATTTCTCGTTTTGCTGGAGGTAGCGCAGGGCCAGCGATTTTCGCACCCCCTCCAGGATCGCAAAGAAGCTCGTCCCCTCGCTGGCAAGCTTCCGGGACAGCGTGCGCTGGCTCATATCCAGCGACTCTGCCACTTGCGCCAGGCTGGCATCTCCTTCTGACATGCCGTCCATAATCAGACGCTCAACGGTGATCGACAGATCATTGCTGTTCCTGTCCGGGCGGCGGCGCAACAGCTCCGCATGCTCCAGCAGGAGCCTCAGCAAGCCTGCATCTGCACTACGCAAGGGCTGGCGCAGATCCTGTTCGCGAAAGGTCAGACGATTCAGGCGCCCGCGGTAGGTTGGTTTGACACCAAAGGCCAGGACCGCCTGCTCTGAGGAGGATGGCGCAGTATGGGTGAACTCAACCCCTACCGGCGCAACCGCACCGGTGCAGAGGGTTTTTAAGCTACGAACCAAGAGGGTAGCGATGAACTCGCTCCAGTGACGCAGATCCAGTTTACCCTGCGATCCAAAGTCCCAGCGCAGATCCACAAGCCCGCCACTGGCGGAGGCAGAGACGACCTCAAAGACGTTGCTGAGGCGGCTTAGAGTGTACAGCGCCTCACCAGCAGTCTCCGAGGCGCTTACCGCATAGCCCACAAGTCCTGCATCACGCAGCGTGCATTGATAGGCCAAAGCGTAGCCAATCGACGTGTCGTTGCACACCCTCTCCGCCAGCCCGAAGACCAAGGAGTGTTCATAAACAGGGAGGACCTGAGCGCTCGAGCTCAGAGGTTCAGAGATTGCGAGCTTTTGGGCTAGCATGTTCTCGAAGTCATGCCCCTGACCGGTTACGTATTCGACCAGCCGGTTGATAAAGACCCCACCATTGGGGGCAAAAACATCCTTCACCACTCGCCTCCCGTACGCGCTCCGCATCTTTTGGAACGTTGGCACGGAACAGGAACGAAAAACTGTCGATGTTTCGTCGTTGTTGTTCTGTAGCCGTGCATTCCGAAGTCCTCGCAGATAGGCATACCCCATGTTTTCGCATGGGTTAACAGATTTCAAAAAATTACATAGTCAGCCGACAGGAAGTGAGGCAAAAGTTCCTGACTGTTGCCTTCATGGCAACGTTTCAACCATTAAACTTAGCAACACAACCTTGCCTTGAACGCCATCTTGGTGCGATCTCTGACAAATATGAGTGTTGCTGAGATGTTTAAAATTCGCACTATAGCATCCGCGTAATTTGCCAAACCAAAAGTATAGCGCACCTATCCTGAGTGCGCATTTCACGGGATGATTGAATTTTGCGCTTTTCCAAGGCATCAATGCCACCCGAGCTTCAGAATACGGAATAGCCGCGTCACATGTCCCAGCTTGCCGAAACCTGGTTTGCCTTTGACCAAACCCATCGTCCCGCTCGATTGTGGCGGATGCGCAATGCCTCTGCGGATGGGACGGTCCACATTGCTCACAGCCTCGACGAGGCCCGCGAGATCGCGCAGGACGCCTCACTTGTGACCCATGCTGCCTCCGACGGGTTGGCGCTGACCCTGCCAGCGGCAACCGCAGATCTGAGGCTCGCACCCAAGGACGGTGTCTTGCGCCTTGCGGCTATGGCGCAGACCAAACCGCACGCATGGCTGAGCGCTGCCTGCGTTCGCATCAAGGGCTTCCTGGAACTCAACAAGGACTGGGACGGCGTGTTATGCTTGCCGGGATTTGACACAACCTACTGGGTGCTCATCAGCGCCAATGAAGTGGTGAGCGCCCTCGGCTTTGTAACCTCACCTCTGGTGGAGGCGCTCTCTCCCGTTGCTCTGGATACCGAGATCGATCGAGATGCGCTTTTGGCCCCGCTTCAGGATGTCATGTCAAAGCCAGAGGCCCTTGCCCTGCGTCTCGCAGAGAGCCGCAGCCAATGGCAGAATACGGCGCTGAATGATGCGGGCGCGCACAGTCAGATATGGGGTGCAGCGCTTGGCGCGGAGCTTGCGGCAGCGCGGGCCTATTGGCTCGGCCAGAACATCGCGTTGATTGCGCCCTCTGCGCTGACCGCGCCCTACAAGGCAGCGCTTGCCAGCCAATATGTCCCCTTCACTGAAGCCGACGAAGCCCAGATGACCCTTAAGGGCTTCGCCTCGGCCTACGCCGCCTACACCCAATCCACCTAAGGGCGCTCAGACGCGCAGCATTGCGACATCGGGTCAGCTTGGGGCGCAGAAACGCGTGCCCGGTGCAGGGGGAGAGTTTGGTGGCCCAGCAAAACACTGCGCCTGCTGCATCCAACGCTGCGCCACCTCCGAGTTTGCTTTAACGGCAGTGTCCTTCCAGTTGCGCGTCTGCGCGACGATTTGAGCAAACTCGACCGCGGACCCGGTGACGCGATTGGCTTCCTGCGGCGCATTCCAGCTCCAGATCGCACCAGAAGGGGCGGTCAGCTCCACATAGGGCGCAGGCTCTGGGACGTCCTGTCCCCAGACCCGAAAACTCCACCCGAACGTAGCGACCCCAAGATGCGCGATATTGCGGATGCGATCGCTCTCGTGACGGGTCTCGCCAAGGAGATCAAAAATTGCCTGTCCATGTGACCAGGTTTCCATCTGTCGTGCCGTGATGGAGCTCAGGGCGCTCATTTCTGGGCCAAGCCATTTGACCCGCGCTTTGGGATCAGCCGCTTCATAGGCCTCTGCGACGCGCGCGGCGCCCTGTTGCCAGGCGTCGAACAGGGCGCGCCCTTGCAGATCCCCAAGCCAAGGAAACTGCAAATCGAGGATCTTGCCCCCCGAGGAGAACCTCTCCATGGCAGGAGCCATCATCGCGTCAAACGCGTCCGCTCCGGCCAGGGCAGCTTCGGCGGCGGCATTGAAGAAATGAAGATGACCAAGGATGTCGTCGACGGTCCAGGATTTGAACTGCGTTTTCGTGGCAAAGATGCGATCCGGCGCGGCCTCAAGGCAACGCGCCAAGATCTGGCTTTCCTCAAGAAAATCGCTGGCTTGCTGCATGTCGCCCTCCCGTTGGCACTTCTCGCGTCACAAGAGAGCCGCGCGGACCTGTCTTTGCAAGCCGCGATCTTCTGCGTGACGCAACGGATGGTGCGGGGTTGAGGCCCCGCGCTTAGGGGAGAGGGGCGGTCTGAAACAGGCGCACCTTCAAGCCGCCGTGCGCAATTGGCGCGCCAACGGGCAAGAATGGCAAGCCGGTGGCGCGCGCAAGGGCGGTATCGCTGGTGACGATCCCGACGCGCCACCCGGAAAACCGCGTTTTCAACACCTCGCCCATGGCGCCATAGACCGCAAACAGCTGTTTTTTGTTGCCAATCCTTGCCCCATAGGGGGGATTGACCATCACGAGCCCCGCCGGACCTTCTGGACGTTGCAGGTCACTGACGGCGGCATGGGTAAAGTGGCAAATCCCCTCCACGCCAGCGCGGTCGGCGTTCTGACTAGCCATCTCGATGGCACCCGTATTTCGATCCGAACCAAAATACCGACACACGGTGGGAACCGCCTCTGGCATGCTTGCCTTGAGATCAGTCCAAGCGGTCGCGTCGTGATTTGCTAGCTGCTCAAAGGCAAACGACCGGCTGCGCCCCGCAGTGAGGCCGGACGCGATTTCTGCCGCCTCGATCACAAATGTCCCCGACCCGCACATCGGGTCCACGACAGGTTCGCTCCCGTCATAGCCGCAGGCGCGCAACAGCAGCGCCGCGAGGGTTTCGCGCATCGGGGCCTTGCCAACAGCGACCTTGTGGCCGCGTTTATGCAGGCCCTCGCCAGAGGTATCGACACTGAAAATACAGGTGTTGTCGTCAATCCGAACCTTGAGCGTCACCGGCGCATCAGGGGCGATTGGCGCACCGAGTTCCTCGGTGATGGCGGTCTCGATCCGCTGTGTGGCCGCACCCGCATGATAGATCTTGGACTTCTTGTTGGTGACCACCTCAACCTTGACCGGTACGTCCTTGCGCAGAACATCCCCCCACGGGAATTTTCGCGCGCGCTTATCCAGCTGGGCAAGGTGGAAGGCGCGAAAAGAACCGATCCGCGCCAGAACACGCGTCGCACCACGCAGCACCAGATTGGCGCGTCGCACGTCCTCCCAAGTGCCTTCAAAGCTCACACCCCCAGCAACTTGGCGCGCCGCTTCAAACCCGGCCTCGCGGGCCTCTTCACACAGGACATGTTCCAGCCCCGGAGGAGCCACGAGAAAGATTTCAAAGGAGGTGTCAGCCATCATGCGCCACCTCTTAGCTGGAATCACTGGCCGGGGGTATCCCTAATGAGACATCGTCAAAACGCGCGCCCACAGTGACGCACAGGCGCGTGCCTCCCCCGCAAACTGTGCAACAGAACGCGAGGTAAGGCACCATGAAGACGCAATATAGATATTTATTATCAATGCACTATACGATTACTAAATAATTAGTTTGACATCACGGCTGGCTCGGTGAAATCCTTTAGGCCAGTCAGATGGGCAAAACATCTGACCTTGCAGACTTTAGGGAGGAAAAGATGCGGAAGTATCTTTTGACCGCAGTTGCAGCCGGGGCTGTAATTGCGGCAACGGGTTCGTATGCCGATGAGGCAGCGGCCCAGAAATGGATCGACGAGGAGTTTCAGCCGTCGGTTCTGAGCAAAGCAGAACAACTTGCCGAGATGCAGTGGTTCATCAACGCCGCCGAGCCTTACAAGGGCATGGAGATCAACGTACTGTCCGAGGGCATCCCCACGCACAGCTACGAATCCGAGGTGCTGACCAAGGCGTTTGAGGAAATCACCGGCATCAAGGTGAACCACCAGATCCTGGGCGAAGGCGAGGTCGTTCAGGCCGTGCAGACCCAGATGCAGACCAAGCGGAACCTCTATGACGCATACGTCAACGACTCCGACCTGATCGGCACGCACTCGCGCCTGCAGCTCGCTTACAACCTGAGCGACATGATGGAAGGCGACTTCAAGGATGTGACCAACCCCGGTCTCGACCTTGACGATTTCATGGGCACCCAGTTCACCACTGGCCCCGATGGCGACCTCTACCAGCTGCCCGACCAGCAGTTTGCGAACCTCTACTGGTTCCGCAAAGATTGGTTCGACCGCGAAGATCTGAAGGCCGCCTTCAAAGAGAAATACGGCTACGAGCTGGGTGTTCCGGTCAACTGGTCCGCCTATGAAGACATTGCCGAGTTCTTCTCTGAAGATGTGAAAGAAATCGACGGCACCACCATCTACGGCCACATGGATTACGGCAAACGCGCGCCTGACCTCGGCTGGCGGATGACCGATGCGTGGCTCTCCATGGCCGGTGCGGGCTCCAAGGGTGAGCCGAACGGTGTTCCGATCGACGAATGGGGCATCCGTATGGAAGAAGGCACCTGTAACCCGGTGGGCGCAAGCGTCACCCGCGGCGGTGCTGCAAACGGTCCGGCAGCAGTCTATGCGATCCGCAAGTGGGACGAATGGCTGCGCAAATACGCACCTCCCGGTGCCGCGTCTTATGACTTCTACCAGTCTCTGCCCGCACTCGCTCAAGGCAACGTCGCGCAGCAGATCTTCTGGTACACCGCCTTTACCGCAGACATGGTGAAGCCGAAGTCCGAAGGCAACAACACCGTCGACGACAGCGGCACCCCGCTGTGGCGCATGGCACCGAGCCCGCATGGCCCCTACTGGGAAGAAGGCCAGAAGGTTGGCTATCAGGACGTGGGCTCCTGGACCTTCCTCAACTCCACCCCGCTGGACCGCGCACAAGCCGCATGGCTCTATGCTCAGTTCGTCGTCTCCAAGACCGTCGACGTGAAGAAGTCCCACGTGGGTCTGACCTTCATTCGCGACAGCTCCGTCAACCACGAGAGCTTCACCGAGCGTGCGCCCAAACTGGGTGGTCTGGTGGAATTCTACCGTTCGCCCGACCGGACTGCATGGTCCCCGACCGGCATCAACGTGCCTGACTATCCCAAGCTGGCGCAGATCTGGTGGCAGCAGATTGGTGACGTGAACTCCGGTGCCTTCACCCCGCAAGAAGCGATGGATCGTCTGGCGCAGGAAATGGACATCACCATGGGTCGTATGCAGCGTGCAGACGAGCAGGCGAATGTCTATGGCGGCTGCGGCCCGCGTCTGAACGAAGAAAAAGACGCGGAGTGGTGGTACGCCAATGGCGGCGCCAAGCCGAAGCTGGAGAACGAAAAGCCGCAAGGCCAGACCGTCAACTATGACGAGCTGGTGGCGCGCTGGGCCGCGAACTGATCGCGCCTCACTCTCCCCGGGGATCTCTCCCCTGACGTGCCGGGCCTGATCTCACCTTGATCCGGGCCCGGCCCCACCTGCCCCGGCTGATTGGCCTGCTTTGACGCGGCCCGCCGGCCGGGGTTTTTCCTTCGACACCACGATTGCCCCGCGCGCACGCTGACTTTGGGCGCTGGGCGGGAAAGCTCCATACCACCATGGCACTCGAACTCAGATCCGTGACCAAACGCGTGGGCGGTGATCTCCATATCAAGGAGACCTCCCTGACGCTCGAGCCCGGTCACTTCAACGTCCTTCTGGGCGCCACCGGGTCGGGAAAGACCTCTCTTATCAAGATGATGGCCGGGCTTGACCCGATTGCCTCCGGCTCTGTCCTCATGGACGGGCAGGACGTGACCCGCCTCAACACACAAAAGCGCAACATCAGCCTTGTGCATCAGTTTTTCATCAACTACCCGCACATGACGGTCTACGACAATATCGCCTCGCCACTCAAAGTTGCGGGCATGGCAAAGTCGGAACTTGATGACCGCGTGCAGGAAGCGGCGAAAATTCTGCAGCTCACCCCAATGTTGCATCGCCGCCCGCACGAGCTCTCTGGCGGTCAGCAGCAGCGGACCGCGCTGGCGCGTGCGATTGCAAAGGAAAGCCGCGCTGTCTTCCTCGACGAGCCGCTGGCGAACCTCGACTATAAGCTGCGCGAGGAATTGCGCGATCAGCTGCCGGAGCTCTTTGCCGGTCGTGGCGCGGTTGTGGTCTATGCCACCTCTGAGCCCGAAGAGGCGCTCCTTCTTGGCGGCAAGACAGCACTCATGCGCGATGGCCGCGTGACCCAATTCGGCCCCACCGCAGAGATCTATCGCAATCCTGAAAACGTCGAAGCCGCACGCGTGTTCTCCGACCCGCCGATCAACACGGCGACAATCACCAAACAAGGCTTTGAGGCGCGTTTGGGGCCGGATGTGCGCTGGACCCTGGATGGCGCGGCTGCCAGCCTGAAGGACGGCACCTACACCATCGCAATCCGCCCGCATCATGTCACCCCGGTGGCATCCTCGGCAGGACTGGTAAGACTCAACGGTCGCGTGCAGGTGACAGAGCTATCCGGTTCCGAAAGCTCGGCGCATTTCGATCTTGCGGCCTCCGGGCAGGAAACCTCCTGGGTGTCCCTGAGCCACGGCGTCCACCCCTACGAGGTTGGCGAATTGCATGATTTCTATATGGACC
This window contains:
- a CDS encoding chain-length determining protein, with amino-acid sequence MASIYSIADFIDMLRRRVSLIVVVTFLGCVVSVWLALQKQPIYSSTEVIQITRPKIAGDLARSTAEGSSARRIQLIEQQLMARGTILEIVDQLDLFADRPGLLDSEIVPLMRNSVSLMGTAAAREGGSDDGAISVLTITANMPTREQAQAVAREFSKRTIALSQNTRLAEARETLLFFNEKEAALVRDITALEEEIANFRHENAVTLPGAIEMRGAEITAINESLLELARQEIELRKGAEEAEATQREAYARRVREEFDAQLESLTAQRQLLVDRRAELEASLELTPDVDRQLASYERRQQQMQSELEVITARRAEAEVGFRLETASQGERLRVIEPAPLPDYAMGGGRKSLAIKGALASFVLGVLAAFALDLRHPVLRSSGQMKRETGLSPVVTIPVLTTRKKGLFARLFALGGRGTERHARS
- a CDS encoding exopolysaccharide biosynthesis protein yields the protein MTDHGFRKFRRRRKREETPAQDVVRSAPTSEPSTADRVSVNRPSADRAPADQSTPSVKEASAPVTPVRPTRPSRPSPAKVETDVHAETRESLTARRSARRFQPADDDTSVAASRVARQPASRESRPEQDASVTPAAQIDIAPPLQREANASLPAALPDPWHIMRHVEVTGLNERRSRLPLVDFFRSSPTARAFDLLRTRMLHSLRAHGWKRVAVCGPTPGCGASFTAANLALSLARVPNSRTVLMDMNLRNPGIARSLGLERSALYNGDMLGFLRGEIRLEEHLVAASDRLALGLNTSTFHNAAEVLHETRCASIIDDLVERTRADVVLFDLPPVLHNDDVAAFLPQVDGVLLVSDGSQTTARHLKACEKMLAGHTQLLGVVLNRARNEDEFSGGA
- a CDS encoding sugar transferase; the encoded protein is MKTLDHGALRRPTGRDFPEIALAEALREVGPIYSHGGYAAFGKRALDIGLVLLALPIALPLLLACVVALWFESGSPFYRQKRLGKDGRVFSMLKLRTMVPDAEALLQWHLARDPELRREWERDQKIKDDPRVTRLGRMMRVTSLDELPQLWNVLIGDMSLVGARPMMVDQLSIYGKADAYFALRPGITGPWQVGERNETSFADRARIDEAYCRNLSFKEDLNILFRTLGVILRSTGY
- a CDS encoding AraC family transcriptional regulator; amino-acid sequence: MKDVFAPNGGVFINRLVEYVTGQGHDFENMLAQKLAISEPLSSSAQVLPVYEHSLVFGLAERVCNDTSIGYALAYQCTLRDAGLVGYAVSASETAGEALYTLSRLSNVFEVVSASASGGLVDLRWDFGSQGKLDLRHWSEFIATLLVRSLKTLCTGAVAPVGVEFTHTAPSSSEQAVLAFGVKPTYRGRLNRLTFREQDLRQPLRSADAGLLRLLLEHAELLRRRPDRNSNDLSITVERLIMDGMSEGDASLAQVAESLDMSQRTLSRKLASEGTSFFAILEGVRKSLALRYLQQNEKSLSEISFALGYSSLSSFNDAFRRWYDQSPGSYRSDALKEAAVKS
- a CDS encoding 2-dehydro-3-deoxygalactonokinase encodes the protein MSQLAETWFAFDQTHRPARLWRMRNASADGTVHIAHSLDEAREIAQDASLVTHAASDGLALTLPAATADLRLAPKDGVLRLAAMAQTKPHAWLSAACVRIKGFLELNKDWDGVLCLPGFDTTYWVLISANEVVSALGFVTSPLVEALSPVALDTEIDRDALLAPLQDVMSKPEALALRLAESRSQWQNTALNDAGAHSQIWGAALGAELAAARAYWLGQNIALIAPSALTAPYKAALASQYVPFTEADEAQMTLKGFASAYAAYTQST
- a CDS encoding TIGR03084 family metal-binding protein codes for the protein MQQASDFLEESQILARCLEAAPDRIFATKTQFKSWTVDDILGHLHFFNAAAEAALAGADAFDAMMAPAMERFSSGGKILDLQFPWLGDLQGRALFDAWQQGAARVAEAYEAADPKARVKWLGPEMSALSSITARQMETWSHGQAIFDLLGETRHESDRIRNIAHLGVATFGWSFRVWGQDVPEPAPYVELTAPSGAIWSWNAPQEANRVTGSAVEFAQIVAQTRNWKDTAVKANSEVAQRWMQQAQCFAGPPNSPPAPGTRFCAPS
- a CDS encoding THUMP domain-containing class I SAM-dependent RNA methyltransferase → MMADTSFEIFLVAPPGLEHVLCEEAREAGFEAARQVAGGVSFEGTWEDVRRANLVLRGATRVLARIGSFRAFHLAQLDKRARKFPWGDVLRKDVPVKVEVVTNKKSKIYHAGAATQRIETAITEELGAPIAPDAPVTLKVRIDDNTCIFSVDTSGEGLHKRGHKVAVGKAPMRETLAALLLRACGYDGSEPVVDPMCGSGTFVIEAAEIASGLTAGRSRSFAFEQLANHDATAWTDLKASMPEAVPTVCRYFGSDRNTGAIEMASQNADRAGVEGICHFTHAAVSDLQRPEGPAGLVMVNPPYGARIGNKKQLFAVYGAMGEVLKTRFSGWRVGIVTSDTALARATGLPFLPVGAPIAHGGLKVRLFQTAPLP
- a CDS encoding ABC transporter substrate-binding protein — translated: MRKYLLTAVAAGAVIAATGSYADEAAAQKWIDEEFQPSVLSKAEQLAEMQWFINAAEPYKGMEINVLSEGIPTHSYESEVLTKAFEEITGIKVNHQILGEGEVVQAVQTQMQTKRNLYDAYVNDSDLIGTHSRLQLAYNLSDMMEGDFKDVTNPGLDLDDFMGTQFTTGPDGDLYQLPDQQFANLYWFRKDWFDREDLKAAFKEKYGYELGVPVNWSAYEDIAEFFSEDVKEIDGTTIYGHMDYGKRAPDLGWRMTDAWLSMAGAGSKGEPNGVPIDEWGIRMEEGTCNPVGASVTRGGAANGPAAVYAIRKWDEWLRKYAPPGAASYDFYQSLPALAQGNVAQQIFWYTAFTADMVKPKSEGNNTVDDSGTPLWRMAPSPHGPYWEEGQKVGYQDVGSWTFLNSTPLDRAQAAWLYAQFVVSKTVDVKKSHVGLTFIRDSSVNHESFTERAPKLGGLVEFYRSPDRTAWSPTGINVPDYPKLAQIWWQQIGDVNSGAFTPQEAMDRLAQEMDITMGRMQRADEQANVYGGCGPRLNEEKDAEWWYANGGAKPKLENEKPQGQTVNYDELVARWAAN
- a CDS encoding ABC transporter ATP-binding protein; translation: MALELRSVTKRVGGDLHIKETSLTLEPGHFNVLLGATGSGKTSLIKMMAGLDPIASGSVLMDGQDVTRLNTQKRNISLVHQFFINYPHMTVYDNIASPLKVAGMAKSELDDRVQEAAKILQLTPMLHRRPHELSGGQQQRTALARAIAKESRAVFLDEPLANLDYKLREELRDQLPELFAGRGAVVVYATSEPEEALLLGGKTALMRDGRVTQFGPTAEIYRNPENVEAARVFSDPPINTATITKQGFEARLGPDVRWTLDGAAASLKDGTYTIAIRPHHVTPVASSAGLVRLNGRVQVTELSGSESSAHFDLAASGQETSWVSLSHGVHPYEVGELHDFYMDPRAAYVFAPDGSRVA